The following proteins are co-located in the Candidatus Alcyoniella australis genome:
- the gyrA gene encoding DNA gyrase subunit A has translation MNERIENKVPINIEDEMRNSYLAYAMSVIVGRALPEVRDGLKPVHRRVLYSMHESGYHYNRAYRKSSKIVGEVMGNYHPHGDSAIYDTVVRLAQDFSMRCMLVDGQGNFGSIDGDPPAAMRYTEVRLARLAGEMLTDIDKETVDFVPNYDNTTQEPEVLPAPFPNLLVNGAEGIAVGMATKIPPHNLGEVIDATMALIDDSELTIKDLMGFIPGPDFPTGAFIHGLEGIRNAYHTGKGIVKLRARVITETNSRTNRESIVITELPYQVNKARLVERIAALIREKKIEGVSDLRDESDRDGIRVVVELKRDEISGVLVNQLYKHTPLESTFGVIMLALVDGRPQLLTLKQLLEHFINFRKEVTTRRCRYLMNKAEARAHILEGLKIALDHIDAVIKLIRASKTPPEAKQGLVDQFELSDLQAQAILDMRLQRLTGLERDKIDAEYAELIKEIERLRQILSNERLLMAEIKNELLAIRERYADERRTEILPDTGEISIEDMIIEEDMAVTISNTGYIKRNPVSLYRAQHRGGKGKIGMDIKSEDFVSQMFVASTHDYVLFFTDQGRVYWLKVHQIPQGGRATRGKAIVNLLQISKTGEKIATILPVKEFTDGCYVLMVTERGVVKKTNLMAFSNPRANGILAIKINEKDHLIAAKLTDGHQDVFLGTREGKSIRFKESDVRAMQRTAAGVRGMTLGKKDICVGAEILSPGASLITATEHGFGKRTSLDEYRLQGRGGQGIITIKTSERNGKVVGFLQVTDEDDVLLITDGGKIIRLDVSEIRVIGRNTQGVRLFDITDASKVVGICKHVEKNAL, from the coding sequence ATGAACGAACGTATCGAAAATAAGGTGCCGATAAACATCGAAGACGAGATGCGAAACTCGTATCTCGCCTATGCGATGAGCGTGATCGTCGGCCGCGCCCTGCCCGAGGTGCGCGACGGTCTCAAGCCGGTTCACCGGCGCGTGCTGTACTCGATGCACGAGTCGGGCTACCACTACAATCGTGCCTACCGCAAGTCCTCGAAGATCGTCGGCGAGGTGATGGGCAACTACCATCCGCACGGCGATTCGGCGATCTACGACACGGTTGTGCGCCTGGCCCAGGACTTCTCCATGCGCTGCATGCTGGTCGACGGCCAGGGCAACTTCGGCAGCATCGACGGCGATCCCCCGGCGGCAATGCGTTATACCGAGGTGCGTCTGGCGCGGCTGGCCGGCGAGATGCTGACCGACATCGACAAGGAAACCGTCGATTTCGTGCCCAACTACGACAACACCACCCAGGAACCCGAGGTGTTGCCCGCGCCGTTTCCCAACCTGCTGGTCAACGGCGCCGAGGGCATCGCCGTGGGCATGGCGACCAAGATCCCGCCGCACAACCTGGGCGAGGTTATCGACGCCACGATGGCGCTGATCGACGATAGCGAGTTGACGATCAAGGACCTGATGGGCTTCATCCCCGGGCCCGATTTCCCCACCGGCGCGTTCATCCACGGCCTAGAGGGAATCCGCAACGCCTACCACACGGGCAAGGGGATCGTGAAGCTGCGCGCGCGGGTAATCACCGAGACCAACTCGCGCACCAACCGCGAGAGCATCGTGATCACCGAGCTGCCCTACCAGGTCAACAAGGCGCGGCTGGTCGAGCGCATCGCCGCGCTGATCCGCGAAAAGAAAATCGAGGGCGTGTCGGATTTGCGCGACGAGTCCGATCGCGACGGCATCCGCGTGGTGGTCGAGCTCAAGCGCGACGAGATCAGCGGCGTGCTGGTCAACCAGCTATATAAGCACACGCCGCTGGAGAGCACCTTCGGCGTGATCATGCTCGCGCTGGTCGACGGCCGGCCGCAACTGCTGACGCTCAAGCAGCTGCTCGAGCACTTCATCAACTTCCGCAAGGAAGTCACCACGCGCCGCTGTCGCTATCTGATGAACAAGGCCGAGGCCCGGGCCCACATTCTCGAGGGTCTGAAAATCGCCCTGGACCACATCGACGCGGTAATCAAGCTGATCCGCGCCAGCAAGACTCCCCCCGAGGCCAAGCAGGGCCTGGTCGATCAGTTCGAGCTCTCCGACTTGCAGGCGCAGGCGATCCTCGACATGCGTTTGCAGCGGCTGACCGGACTCGAGCGCGACAAGATCGACGCCGAGTACGCCGAGCTGATCAAAGAGATCGAACGCCTGCGCCAGATTCTGTCCAACGAGCGGCTGCTGATGGCCGAGATCAAGAACGAACTGCTGGCGATCCGCGAGCGCTACGCGGACGAGCGCCGCACCGAGATTCTGCCCGACACCGGCGAGATCAGCATCGAAGATATGATCATCGAAGAAGACATGGCGGTCACGATCTCGAACACCGGCTACATCAAACGCAACCCGGTAAGCCTCTACCGCGCCCAGCACCGCGGCGGCAAGGGCAAGATCGGCATGGACATCAAATCCGAGGACTTCGTCTCGCAGATGTTCGTGGCCAGCACCCACGACTACGTGCTGTTCTTTACCGACCAGGGACGGGTCTACTGGCTCAAGGTCCACCAGATCCCCCAGGGCGGGCGCGCCACTCGCGGCAAGGCGATAGTCAATCTGCTTCAGATCTCCAAGACCGGCGAAAAGATCGCCACGATTTTACCGGTCAAGGAGTTCACCGACGGCTGTTACGTGCTGATGGTCACCGAGCGCGGCGTGGTCAAGAAGACCAACCTGATGGCGTTCTCCAATCCGCGAGCCAACGGCATCCTGGCGATCAAGATCAACGAAAAAGATCACCTGATCGCGGCCAAGCTCACCGACGGCCACCAGGACGTGTTCCTGGGTACGCGCGAGGGCAAGAGCATCCGCTTTAAGGAGTCGGACGTGCGCGCCATGCAGCGCACCGCCGCCGGAGTGCGCGGCATGACTCTGGGCAAGAAAGACATCTGCGTAGGCGCCGAGATCCTCAGCCCCGGGGCCAGCCTGATCACCGCCACCGAACACGGCTTTGGCAAGCGCACGTCCCTTGACGAATATCGGCTCCAGGGACGCGGCGGTCAGGGGATCATCACCATCAAGACCAGCGAGCGCAACGGCAAGGTCGTGGGATTCCTGCAGGTCACCGACGAGGACGACGTGCTGCTGATTACCGACGGCGGTAAGATCATCCGCCTCGACGTATCCGAGATCCGCGTGATCGGGCGCAATACCCAGGGCGTGCGGCTGTTCGACATCACCGACGCCTCCAAGGTCGTGGGGATCTGCAAGCACGTGGAGAAGAACGCGCTCTGA
- a CDS encoding PaaI family thioesterase yields MTLKLRIPPPCHAFLQSEILKLDNGSVVVRFSPTDEMANPFGTVQGGILAGMLDNCIGPALVSAVPDRQASLVQLSVSYLGAARPGQTLIGRARVVKHGRTQALIEAGLETELDGKLLVKALATNVFLDTAVQPVDLDSIKS; encoded by the coding sequence ATGACGCTCAAGCTGCGCATTCCGCCTCCCTGTCACGCTTTTTTGCAATCCGAGATCCTCAAGCTCGACAACGGCTCGGTGGTGGTGCGCTTCAGCCCCACCGACGAGATGGCCAATCCTTTCGGCACGGTCCAAGGCGGGATCCTCGCCGGAATGCTCGACAACTGCATCGGTCCGGCCCTGGTCTCGGCCGTTCCCGACCGCCAGGCCTCGCTGGTTCAACTTTCGGTGAGCTACCTGGGGGCCGCGCGGCCCGGACAGACGCTGATCGGCAGAGCCCGGGTGGTCAAACACGGCCGCACCCAGGCGCTGATCGAGGCCGGCCTCGAGACCGAGCTCGACGGTAAGCTGTTGGTCAAAGCCCTGGCCACCAACGTGTTTCTCGACACCGCAGTCCAGCCCGTGGACCTCGACTCAATTAAAAGCTAA